In the genome of Megalops cyprinoides isolate fMegCyp1 chromosome 7, fMegCyp1.pri, whole genome shotgun sequence, one region contains:
- the LOC118780866 gene encoding RAF proto-oncogene serine/threonine-protein kinase-like isoform X1 — MEHIQGAWRSISNGFGLKDAVFEGSCMSPTIGHGFPFQRRPSDESNKASSTIRVFLPNQQRTVVNVRPGLTLHTCLIKALKVRGLQPECCAVFRLHPGQRRKTRVDWSTDSGSLIGEELLVEVLDHVPLTTHNFVRKTFLKLAFCDICQKFLLNGFRCQTCGYKFHEHCSTRVPTMCVDWSNIRQLLLFPTPGESGGPVPPSLTSRRVRESLTRLPASPQYRHSNPYAFNDTSPYPPSGGALSQRQRSTSTPNVHMVSTALPVDSSMIEDAIRGHESGSPMNLSPTGWSQSKPAVATPRERGSTSGTHKHDKNKIRPRDKRDSSYYWEIEASEVTLLSRIGSGSFGTVYKGKWHGDVAVKILKVTDPTPEQFQAFRNEVAVLRKTRHVNILLFMGYMTKENLAIVTQWCEGSSLYKHLHVLETNFQMFQLIDIARQTAQGMDYLHAKNIIHRDMKSNNIFLHEGLTVKIGDFGLATVKARWSGCQQVEQPSGSILWMAPEVIRMQDDNPYSFQSDVYAYGVVVYELMSGELPYSQIANRDQIIFMVGRGYLSPDLSRLYESCPKAMKRLLADCIKKSKEERPLFPQILSSIELLQHSLPRINRSASEPSLHRASHAEDSNSCTLTSMKLPVF, encoded by the exons ATGGAGCACATCCAGGGAGCCTGGAGGAGCATCAGTAACGGCTTTGGGCTGAAGGACGCTGTGTTCGAGGGCTCATGCATGTCCCCCACCATCGGCCATGGCTTCCCCTTCCAACGCCGCCCCTCAGACGAGTCCAACAAGGCCAGCAGCACCATCCGAGTCTTCCTGCCCAACCAGCAGCGCACTGTG GTGAACGTGCGGCCAGGTCTCACCCTGCACACCTGCCTCATCAAAGCACTGAAGGTGCGCGGACTCCAGCCggagtgctgtgctgtgttccgGCTCCACCCAGGACAGAGGAG GAAGACCCGGGTGGACTGGAGCACGGATTCCGGCTCGCTGATCGGAGAGGAGCTTCTGGTGGAGGTGCTGGATCACGTTCCCCTCACTACACACAACTTT GTCCGGAAAACCTTTCTGAAGTTGGCCTTCTGTGATATATGTCAGAAGTTCCTCCTCAATGGCTTCCGCTGCCAAACGTGTGGCTACAAGTTCCACGAGCACTGCAGCACCAGGGTGCCCACCATGTGTGTGGACTGGAGCAACATCCGCCAGCTGCT ACTCTTCCCTACTCCTGGAGAGAGTGGAGGGCCTGTTCCGCCGTCCCTAACCTCCCGCCGTGTTCGAGAGTCCCTCACCCGCCTCCCAGCCAG CCCGCAGTACAGACACTCGAATCCCTACGCCTTCAACGACACATCTCCCTACCCACCATCAGGGGGCGCCCTCTCCCAGAGGCAGAGGTCAACGTCCACGCCCAATGTGCACATGGTCAGCACCGCCCTGCCTGTGGACAGCAGCATGATCGAG GATGCCATACGAGGTCATGAATCAG GAAGCCCCATGAACCTGAGCCCCACAGGATGGTCCCAGTCCAAGCCCGCCGTGGCCACGCCCAGGGAGCGGGGGTCCACCTCcggcacacacaaacacgacAAAAACAAAATC CGTCCCAGAGACAAGAGGGACTCCAGCTATTACTGGGAGATCGAGGCCAGCGAGGTGACGCTGCTGTCGCGCATCGGCTCCGGCTCCTTTGGGACCGTGTACAAAGGGAAGTGGCATG GTGACGTGGCAGTGAAGATTCTGAAGGTGACCGACCCCACGCCGGAGCAGTTCCAGGCCTTCCGAAACGAGGTGGCAGTGCTCAG gAAGACCAGGCATGTTAATATCTTGCTGTTTATGGGCTACATGACGAAGGAGAACCTGGCCATCGTCACGCAGTGGTGTGAGGGCAGCAGCCTCTACAAGCACCTGCACGTCCTGGAGACCAACTTCCAGATGTTCCAGCTGATCGACATCGCCAGGCAGACGGCACAGGGCATGGA CTACCTGCACGCTAAGAACATCATCCACCGAGACATGAAGTCCAACA ACATCTTCCTGCACGAGGGTCTGACAGTGAAGATCGGGGACTTCGGCCTGGCCACAGTGAAGGCCCGCTGGAGCGGCTGCCAGCAGGTGGAGCAGCCCTCGGGCTCCATACTGTGGATG GCTCCTGAGGTCATCCGGATGCAGGACGATAACCCCTACAGCTTCCAGTCGGACGTGTACGCGTACGGCGTCGTCGTGTATGAGCTGATGTCTGGGGAGCTGCCCTACTCACAGATCGCAAACCGAGACCAG attaTCTTCATGGTGGGGCGCGGGTATCTCTCCCCAGACCTCAGCAGGCTGTATGAGAGCTGTCCCAAAGCCATGAAGAGGCTGCTGGCTGACTGCATCAAGAAGTCCAAGGAGGAGAGACCCCTCTTCCCTCAG ATCCTGTCTTCCATAGAGCTGTTGCAGCACTCTCTGCCCAGAATAAACCGCAGCGCGTCCGAGCCCTCCCTGCACCGCGCCTCTCACGCGGAGGACAGTAACTCCTGCACTTTGACCTCCATGAAGCTGCCTGTCTTTTAG
- the LOC118780866 gene encoding RAF proto-oncogene serine/threonine-protein kinase-like isoform X3, with the protein MEHIQGAWRSISNGFGLKDAVFEGSCMSPTIGHGFPFQRRPSDESNKASSTIRVFLPNQQRTVVNVRPGLTLHTCLIKALKVRGLQPECCAVFRLHPGQRRKTRVDWSTDSGSLIGEELLVEVLDHVPLTTHNFVRKTFLKLAFCDICQKFLLNGFRCQTCGYKFHEHCSTRVPTMCVDWSNIRQLLLFPTPGESGGPVPPSLTSRRVRESLTRLPASPQYRHSNPYAFNDTSPYPPSGGALSQRQRSTSTPNVHMVSTALPVDSSMIELDCLNASPSSWCRWFWLKRRVGMARFFSSLTEGPAEELEKDAIRGHESGSPMNLSPTGWSQSKPAVATPRERGSTSGTHKHDKNKIRPRDKRDSSYYWEIEASEVTLLSRIGSGSFGTVYKGKWHGDVAVKILKVTDPTPEQFQAFRNEVAVLRKTRHVNILLFMGYMTKENLAIVTQWCEGSSLYKHLHVLETNFQMFQLIDIARQTAQGMDYLHAKNIIHRDMKSNNIFLHEGLTVKIGDFGLATVKARWSGCQQVEQPSGSILWMAPEVIRMQDDNPYSFQSDVYAYGVVVYELMSGELPYSQIANRDQIIFMVGRGYLSPDLSRLYESCPKAMKRLLADCIKKSKEERPLFPQILSSIELLQHSLPRINRSASEPSLHRASHAEDSNSCTLTSMKLPVF; encoded by the exons ATGGAGCACATCCAGGGAGCCTGGAGGAGCATCAGTAACGGCTTTGGGCTGAAGGACGCTGTGTTCGAGGGCTCATGCATGTCCCCCACCATCGGCCATGGCTTCCCCTTCCAACGCCGCCCCTCAGACGAGTCCAACAAGGCCAGCAGCACCATCCGAGTCTTCCTGCCCAACCAGCAGCGCACTGTG GTGAACGTGCGGCCAGGTCTCACCCTGCACACCTGCCTCATCAAAGCACTGAAGGTGCGCGGACTCCAGCCggagtgctgtgctgtgttccgGCTCCACCCAGGACAGAGGAG GAAGACCCGGGTGGACTGGAGCACGGATTCCGGCTCGCTGATCGGAGAGGAGCTTCTGGTGGAGGTGCTGGATCACGTTCCCCTCACTACACACAACTTT GTCCGGAAAACCTTTCTGAAGTTGGCCTTCTGTGATATATGTCAGAAGTTCCTCCTCAATGGCTTCCGCTGCCAAACGTGTGGCTACAAGTTCCACGAGCACTGCAGCACCAGGGTGCCCACCATGTGTGTGGACTGGAGCAACATCCGCCAGCTGCT ACTCTTCCCTACTCCTGGAGAGAGTGGAGGGCCTGTTCCGCCGTCCCTAACCTCCCGCCGTGTTCGAGAGTCCCTCACCCGCCTCCCAGCCAG CCCGCAGTACAGACACTCGAATCCCTACGCCTTCAACGACACATCTCCCTACCCACCATCAGGGGGCGCCCTCTCCCAGAGGCAGAGGTCAACGTCCACGCCCAATGTGCACATGGTCAGCACCGCCCTGCCTGTGGACAGCAGCATGATCGAG TTAGATTGCCTGAATGCTTCTCCCAGCTCCTGGTGCCGCTGGTTTTGGCTGAAGAGAAGAGTAGGTATGGCTCGCTTCTTCAGCTCTTTAACTGAAGGCCCCGCAGAGGAGCTTGAAAAG GATGCCATACGAGGTCATGAATCAG GAAGCCCCATGAACCTGAGCCCCACAGGATGGTCCCAGTCCAAGCCCGCCGTGGCCACGCCCAGGGAGCGGGGGTCCACCTCcggcacacacaaacacgacAAAAACAAAATC CGTCCCAGAGACAAGAGGGACTCCAGCTATTACTGGGAGATCGAGGCCAGCGAGGTGACGCTGCTGTCGCGCATCGGCTCCGGCTCCTTTGGGACCGTGTACAAAGGGAAGTGGCATG GTGACGTGGCAGTGAAGATTCTGAAGGTGACCGACCCCACGCCGGAGCAGTTCCAGGCCTTCCGAAACGAGGTGGCAGTGCTCAG gAAGACCAGGCATGTTAATATCTTGCTGTTTATGGGCTACATGACGAAGGAGAACCTGGCCATCGTCACGCAGTGGTGTGAGGGCAGCAGCCTCTACAAGCACCTGCACGTCCTGGAGACCAACTTCCAGATGTTCCAGCTGATCGACATCGCCAGGCAGACGGCACAGGGCATGGA CTACCTGCACGCTAAGAACATCATCCACCGAGACATGAAGTCCAACA ACATCTTCCTGCACGAGGGTCTGACAGTGAAGATCGGGGACTTCGGCCTGGCCACAGTGAAGGCCCGCTGGAGCGGCTGCCAGCAGGTGGAGCAGCCCTCGGGCTCCATACTGTGGATG GCTCCTGAGGTCATCCGGATGCAGGACGATAACCCCTACAGCTTCCAGTCGGACGTGTACGCGTACGGCGTCGTCGTGTATGAGCTGATGTCTGGGGAGCTGCCCTACTCACAGATCGCAAACCGAGACCAG attaTCTTCATGGTGGGGCGCGGGTATCTCTCCCCAGACCTCAGCAGGCTGTATGAGAGCTGTCCCAAAGCCATGAAGAGGCTGCTGGCTGACTGCATCAAGAAGTCCAAGGAGGAGAGACCCCTCTTCCCTCAG ATCCTGTCTTCCATAGAGCTGTTGCAGCACTCTCTGCCCAGAATAAACCGCAGCGCGTCCGAGCCCTCCCTGCACCGCGCCTCTCACGCGGAGGACAGTAACTCCTGCACTTTGACCTCCATGAAGCTGCCTGTCTTTTAG
- the LOC118780866 gene encoding RAF proto-oncogene serine/threonine-protein kinase-like isoform X2 encodes MEHIQGAWRSISNGFGLKDAVFEGSCMSPTIGHGFPFQRRPSDESNKASSTIRVFLPNQQRTVVNVRPGLTLHTCLIKALKVRGLQPECCAVFRLHPGQRRKTRVDWSTDSGSLIGEELLVEVLDHVPLTTHNFVRKTFLKLAFCDICQKFLLNGFRCQTCGYKFHEHCSTRVPTMCVDWSNIRQLLLFPTPGESGGPVPPSLTSRRVRESLTRLPASPQYRHSNPYAFNDTSPYPPSGGALSQRQRSTSTPNVHMDAIRGHESGSPMNLSPTGWSQSKPAVATPRERGSTSGTHKHDKNKIRPRDKRDSSYYWEIEASEVTLLSRIGSGSFGTVYKGKWHGDVAVKILKVTDPTPEQFQAFRNEVAVLRKTRHVNILLFMGYMTKENLAIVTQWCEGSSLYKHLHVLETNFQMFQLIDIARQTAQGMDYLHAKNIIHRDMKSNNIFLHEGLTVKIGDFGLATVKARWSGCQQVEQPSGSILWMAPEVIRMQDDNPYSFQSDVYAYGVVVYELMSGELPYSQIANRDQIIFMVGRGYLSPDLSRLYESCPKAMKRLLADCIKKSKEERPLFPQILSSIELLQHSLPRINRSASEPSLHRASHAEDSNSCTLTSMKLPVF; translated from the exons ATGGAGCACATCCAGGGAGCCTGGAGGAGCATCAGTAACGGCTTTGGGCTGAAGGACGCTGTGTTCGAGGGCTCATGCATGTCCCCCACCATCGGCCATGGCTTCCCCTTCCAACGCCGCCCCTCAGACGAGTCCAACAAGGCCAGCAGCACCATCCGAGTCTTCCTGCCCAACCAGCAGCGCACTGTG GTGAACGTGCGGCCAGGTCTCACCCTGCACACCTGCCTCATCAAAGCACTGAAGGTGCGCGGACTCCAGCCggagtgctgtgctgtgttccgGCTCCACCCAGGACAGAGGAG GAAGACCCGGGTGGACTGGAGCACGGATTCCGGCTCGCTGATCGGAGAGGAGCTTCTGGTGGAGGTGCTGGATCACGTTCCCCTCACTACACACAACTTT GTCCGGAAAACCTTTCTGAAGTTGGCCTTCTGTGATATATGTCAGAAGTTCCTCCTCAATGGCTTCCGCTGCCAAACGTGTGGCTACAAGTTCCACGAGCACTGCAGCACCAGGGTGCCCACCATGTGTGTGGACTGGAGCAACATCCGCCAGCTGCT ACTCTTCCCTACTCCTGGAGAGAGTGGAGGGCCTGTTCCGCCGTCCCTAACCTCCCGCCGTGTTCGAGAGTCCCTCACCCGCCTCCCAGCCAG CCCGCAGTACAGACACTCGAATCCCTACGCCTTCAACGACACATCTCCCTACCCACCATCAGGGGGCGCCCTCTCCCAGAGGCAGAGGTCAACGTCCACGCCCAATGTGCACATG GATGCCATACGAGGTCATGAATCAG GAAGCCCCATGAACCTGAGCCCCACAGGATGGTCCCAGTCCAAGCCCGCCGTGGCCACGCCCAGGGAGCGGGGGTCCACCTCcggcacacacaaacacgacAAAAACAAAATC CGTCCCAGAGACAAGAGGGACTCCAGCTATTACTGGGAGATCGAGGCCAGCGAGGTGACGCTGCTGTCGCGCATCGGCTCCGGCTCCTTTGGGACCGTGTACAAAGGGAAGTGGCATG GTGACGTGGCAGTGAAGATTCTGAAGGTGACCGACCCCACGCCGGAGCAGTTCCAGGCCTTCCGAAACGAGGTGGCAGTGCTCAG gAAGACCAGGCATGTTAATATCTTGCTGTTTATGGGCTACATGACGAAGGAGAACCTGGCCATCGTCACGCAGTGGTGTGAGGGCAGCAGCCTCTACAAGCACCTGCACGTCCTGGAGACCAACTTCCAGATGTTCCAGCTGATCGACATCGCCAGGCAGACGGCACAGGGCATGGA CTACCTGCACGCTAAGAACATCATCCACCGAGACATGAAGTCCAACA ACATCTTCCTGCACGAGGGTCTGACAGTGAAGATCGGGGACTTCGGCCTGGCCACAGTGAAGGCCCGCTGGAGCGGCTGCCAGCAGGTGGAGCAGCCCTCGGGCTCCATACTGTGGATG GCTCCTGAGGTCATCCGGATGCAGGACGATAACCCCTACAGCTTCCAGTCGGACGTGTACGCGTACGGCGTCGTCGTGTATGAGCTGATGTCTGGGGAGCTGCCCTACTCACAGATCGCAAACCGAGACCAG attaTCTTCATGGTGGGGCGCGGGTATCTCTCCCCAGACCTCAGCAGGCTGTATGAGAGCTGTCCCAAAGCCATGAAGAGGCTGCTGGCTGACTGCATCAAGAAGTCCAAGGAGGAGAGACCCCTCTTCCCTCAG ATCCTGTCTTCCATAGAGCTGTTGCAGCACTCTCTGCCCAGAATAAACCGCAGCGCGTCCGAGCCCTCCCTGCACCGCGCCTCTCACGCGGAGGACAGTAACTCCTGCACTTTGACCTCCATGAAGCTGCCTGTCTTTTAG
- the LOC118780872 gene encoding cellular nucleic acid-binding protein-like produces the protein MDSSSSECFGCGRSGHWVKNCPNASRGRGRGRGRGKDLFCYRCGEQGHIARDCEQTEDACYNCHRSGHISRDCKEPKREREQCCYTCGKAGHVARDCDHANEQKCYSCGGFGHIQKLCEKVKCYRCGEIGHVAVQCSKASEVSCYNCGKTGHLAKECTIEASA, from the exons ATGGACTCCAGCAGCAGCGAGTGTTTCGGTTGCGGCCGCTCTGGCCACTGGGTGAAGAACTGCCCGAACGCCAGCCGAGGGCGTGGGCGGGGGCGAGGTCGCGGGaaag ATCTCTTCTGCTATCGCTGCGGAGAGCAAGGCCACATCGCCAGGGACTGTGAGCAGACCGAGGACG CCTGCTATAACTGCCACCGCAGCGGTCACATCTCGCGGGACTGCAAGGAGCCGAAGCGGGAGCGGGAGCAGTGCTGCTACACCTGTGGCAAGGCGGGCCACGTGGCGCGCGACTGCGATCACGCCAACGAGCAGAAGTGCTACTCCTGCGGCGGCTTCGGCCACATCCAGAAGCTCTGCGAGAAGGTGAAGTGCTACAG GTGTGGGGAGATCGGGCACGTGGCCGTGCAGTGCAGCAAGGCCAGCGAGGTCAGCTGCTACAACTGCGGGAAGACCGGACACCTGGCCAAAGAGTGCACGATCGAAGCCAGCGCCTGA